Proteins from a genomic interval of Medicago truncatula cultivar Jemalong A17 chromosome 3, MtrunA17r5.0-ANR, whole genome shotgun sequence:
- the LOC11406765 gene encoding LOB domain-containing protein 21 yields MKGIKGYEPRSSSSCAACKLLKRRCTPDCLFAPYFHSNECKKFAKVHKVFGASNVSKILIEVPEKQREDTVNSLAYEAEARLRDPVYGCIGSIAMLQRKMMELQHDLAIAKERLARCRAVAAAATITTTTAPSVIDSLHSDVTLPPFPEFSTSDDLNDIFCHGSSSQFLGRNETVDDFNQIPYIF; encoded by the coding sequence ATGAAAGGCATAAAGGGTTATGAGCCACGTTCAAGCTCATCTTGTGCAGCTTGCAAATTATTGAAAAGAAGATGCACACCAGATTGCTTATTTGCACCTTACTTCCATTCTAATGAGTGCAAGAAATTCGCCAAAGTTCACAAAGTATTTGGAGCAAGCAATGTTAGCAAGATACTCATTGAAGTGccagaaaaacaaagagaagacACAGTGAATTCTCTTGCTTATGAAGCTGAAGCAAGGCTTAGAGACCCAGTTTACGGATGCATTGGTTCCATAGCTATGTTGCAAAGGAAGATGATGGAACTTCAGCATGATTTGGCCATTGCTAAGGAACGTCTTGCTCGTTGTCGCGCAGTTGCTGCAGCTGCTACAATCACCACCACAACAGCTCCTTCTGTGATTGATAGTTTGCATTCGGATGTTACTTTGCCTCCATTTCCTGAGTTTTCCACTTCTGATGATCTCAATGATATCTTTTGTCATGGCTCTTCTTCACAATTTTTGGGTCGAAATGAAACAGTGGATGATTTCAATCAAATTCCATATATATTTTGA
- the LOC11409754 gene encoding UTP--glucose-1-phosphate uridylyltransferase 3, chloroplastic isoform X2 has product MGYRDLGEIYPLGGSADRLDLVDPNTGECLPAAMLPFCGRTLLEGLIRDLQAREFLYFKLYGKQCITPVAIMTSSAKNNHKHITSLCETLSWFGRGQSTFQLFEQPLVPVVGAEDGQWLVTKPFSPLSKPGGHGVIWKLAHDKGIFKWFFCQGRKGATVRQVSNVVAATDVTLLALAGIGLRQGKKLGFASCDRVSGATEGINVLMEKKCPDGNWEYGVSCIEYTEFDKFGITNGSLPKSLQAEFPANTNILYVDLPSAELVGSSKNVNSIPGMVLNTRKTINYVDQFGRRCSVSGGRLECTMQNIADNYFNSYSSRCYNGVEDELDTFIVYNERRRVTSSAKKKRRHGDKSLRQTPDGALLDILRNAHDLLSPCDIKLPEIEADENYVYSGPPFLILLHPALGPLWEVTRQKFNGGSISKGSELQIEVAELFWRNVQVNGSLVIKAENIMGSMKIDESGESILHHGQRCGRCKLQNVKVLNEGIDWSYGGNVYWKHDVKRSEVLQIILHGNAEFEATDVVLQGNHVFEVPDGYKLKIMPGSPGLAIQLDPIEEGMMDSGSWHWDYKIEGSHIKLEFVES; this is encoded by the exons ATGGGGTATAGAG ACCTAGGTGAAATTTATCCTTTGGGAGGCTCTGCAGACAGACTTGATTTAGTTGATCCTAACACTGGTGAATGCCTGCCTGCTGCAATGCTGCCGTTTTGTGGGAGGACTTTGTTGGAAGGTCTTATAAGAGATCTTCAG GCTAGAGAATTCTTGTACTTCAAGTTATATGGAAAACAATGTATCACCCCTGTTGCAATAATGACAAGTTCAGCAAAGAATAACCACAAACACATCACTTCCCTGTGCGAAACACTCTCATGGTTTGGAAGAGGTCAATCAACTTTCCAACTTTTTGAGCAG CCTCTTGTTCCGGTTGTTGGTGCAGAAGATGGGCAGTGGTTGGTCACTAAACCGTTCAGTCCCTTGAGCAAGCCTGGTGGTCATGGCGTCATATGGAAACTTGCTCATGACAAAGGCATCTTCAAATGGTTTTTTTGTCAAGGAAGAAAAGGTGCAACTGTGCGCCAAGTCAG TAATGTTGTGGCAGCTACAGATGTAACCCTCCTGGCCTTAGCAGGGATCGGTTTGCGTCAAGGAAAG AAACTGGGGTTCGCATCCTGTGATCGTGTCTCAGGTGCAACAGAAGGAATTAATGTACTGATGGAGAAGAAATGTCCAGATGGCAACTGGGAATATGGCGTTTCTTGCATTGAATACACTGAATTTGACAAGTTTGGGATTACTAATGGATCTCTTCCAAAAAG TTTGCAGGCAGAGTTTCCAGCTAATACAAACATCTTATATGTTGATTTACCATCTGCGGAGCTTGTTGGATCAAGTAAGAATGTGAATAGTATACCAGGAATGGTGTTAAATACAAGAAAGACAATTAATTATGTAGATCAGTTTGGAAGACGCTGTAG CGTCTCTGGTGGCAGACTGGAGTGCACAATGCAAAATATAGCAGACAATTATTTCAATTCATATTCATCTAGGTGCTATAATGGTGTGGAAG ATGAGCTAGATACATTTATTGTATATAATGAGCGGAGAAGGGTTACCTCATCtgctaagaaaaaaagaagacatGGAGACAAGTCTTTACGCCAG ACACCTGATGGTGCTCTATTGGATATATTAAGAAACGCTCATGATCTTCTTTCACCATGTGATATAAAACTTCCCGAG ATTGAAGCTGATGAGAACTACGTTTATTCAGGACCACCATTTCTTATCCTTCTTCATCCTGCTCTTGGTCCTCTTTGGGAAGTCACCAGACAAAAA TTTAATGGTGGTTCCATATCGAAGGGCTCGGAGTTACAGATAGAGGTTGCAGAGCTCTTTTGGCGGAATGTTCAG GTCAATGGAAGCCTGGTCATAAAAGCCGAAAATATTATGGGTTCAATGAAGATTGATGAGAGTGGTGAATCCATACTGCATCACGGGCAAAG GTGTGGAAGATGTAAATTGCAGAATGTCAAGGTGTTGAACGAGGGAATTGATTGGAGTTATGGTGGAAATGTGTATTGGAAACATGATGTGAAAAGGTCTGAGGTGCTGCAGATCATACTGCATGGAAATGCTGAATTTGAAGCTACTGATGTTGTCTTACag ggaaatcatgtatttgaagTTCCAGATGGATACAAATTGAAGATCATGCCAGGAAGCCCAG GTTTAGCAATCCAGTTAGATCCAATTGAAGAGGGTATGATGGACAGTGGAAGCTGGCATTGGGATTACAAGATAGAAGGTTCTCACATTAAGCTAGAATTCGTAGAATCATAG
- the LOC11409754 gene encoding UTP--glucose-1-phosphate uridylyltransferase 3, chloroplastic isoform X1, translating to MLHSTSLLHHNHHRFLFSFRSKPSLLDSHSQSQPLSFSKSLSLPSSSSSSSSTCCHVARISTEPLELSTPPPGFNFRREITRLTSLRDKLAACDTINDKLRIINADYRVRRFFGSSSRNAGLARVLSTLQLDSENLFLLKCLVAAGQEHVLCLEETMPEMGSSVTGSGSVKSAFYALAKMIEKMDSGNGNSGGGFGMGLEDHEIRELNKLLETLAQIERFYDCIGGVIGYQIMVLELIVQQLVERKNTNWSQHMHEVKEGQILGIDSPTGLDLSENTEYASQAALWGIEGLPDLGEIYPLGGSADRLDLVDPNTGECLPAAMLPFCGRTLLEGLIRDLQAREFLYFKLYGKQCITPVAIMTSSAKNNHKHITSLCETLSWFGRGQSTFQLFEQPLVPVVGAEDGQWLVTKPFSPLSKPGGHGVIWKLAHDKGIFKWFFCQGRKGATVRQVSNVVAATDVTLLALAGIGLRQGKKLGFASCDRVSGATEGINVLMEKKCPDGNWEYGVSCIEYTEFDKFGITNGSLPKSLQAEFPANTNILYVDLPSAELVGSSKNVNSIPGMVLNTRKTINYVDQFGRRCSVSGGRLECTMQNIADNYFNSYSSRCYNGVEDELDTFIVYNERRRVTSSAKKKRRHGDKSLRQTPDGALLDILRNAHDLLSPCDIKLPEIEADENYVYSGPPFLILLHPALGPLWEVTRQKFNGGSISKGSELQIEVAELFWRNVQVNGSLVIKAENIMGSMKIDESGESILHHGQRCGRCKLQNVKVLNEGIDWSYGGNVYWKHDVKRSEVLQIILHGNAEFEATDVVLQGNHVFEVPDGYKLKIMPGSPGLAIQLDPIEEGMMDSGSWHWDYKIEGSHIKLEFVES from the exons ATGCTTCACTCCACTTCACTTCTTCACCATAATCACCACcgttttcttttctctttccgTTCTAAACCTTCACTTCTAGATTCACACTCACAATCACAACCTCTCTCTTTCTCAAAATCATTATCTcttccatcttcatcttcttcatcatcatcaacatgtTGCCACGTGGCACGTATTTCTACAGAACCATTAGAATTATCAACACCACCTCCCGGCTTCAATTTCCGCCGCGAAATCACCAGACTTACCTCCCTCCGAGATAAGCTCGCCGCCTGCGATACTATCAACGACAAGCTTCGAATCATCAACGCTGATTACAGAGTAAGACGTTTCTTCGGTTCCTCTTCCAGAAATGCTGGACTAGCTAGGGTTTTATCGACGCTTCAGTTGGATTCGgagaatttgtttttgttgaagtgTTTGGTAGCTGCGGGGCAAGAGCATGTGTTGTGTTTGGAAGAAACTATGCCGGAGATGGGGTCGTCAGTGACGGGTTCTGGTTCGGTAAAGAGTGCGTTTTATGCTTTGGCGAAGATGATTGAGAAGATGGATTCTGGTAATGGAAATTCTGGTGGTGGTTTTGGGATGGGTTTGGAGGATCATGAAATTCGGGAGTTGAATAAGTTGTTAGAGACGTTGGCGCAAATTGAGCGGTTCTATGATTGCATTGGAGGAGTAATTGG TTATCAAATTATGGTTCTGGAACTTATTGTCCAACAATTGGTTGAACGGAAGAATACAAATTGGTCTCAGCACATGCACGAAGTGAAAGAAGGCCAAATTTTGGGAATCGATTCACCTACTGGGCTTGACCTTTCTGAAAATACGGAGTATGCATCTCAAGCAGCTCTATGGGGTATAGAG GGTTTGCCAGACCTAGGTGAAATTTATCCTTTGGGAGGCTCTGCAGACAGACTTGATTTAGTTGATCCTAACACTGGTGAATGCCTGCCTGCTGCAATGCTGCCGTTTTGTGGGAGGACTTTGTTGGAAGGTCTTATAAGAGATCTTCAG GCTAGAGAATTCTTGTACTTCAAGTTATATGGAAAACAATGTATCACCCCTGTTGCAATAATGACAAGTTCAGCAAAGAATAACCACAAACACATCACTTCCCTGTGCGAAACACTCTCATGGTTTGGAAGAGGTCAATCAACTTTCCAACTTTTTGAGCAG CCTCTTGTTCCGGTTGTTGGTGCAGAAGATGGGCAGTGGTTGGTCACTAAACCGTTCAGTCCCTTGAGCAAGCCTGGTGGTCATGGCGTCATATGGAAACTTGCTCATGACAAAGGCATCTTCAAATGGTTTTTTTGTCAAGGAAGAAAAGGTGCAACTGTGCGCCAAGTCAG TAATGTTGTGGCAGCTACAGATGTAACCCTCCTGGCCTTAGCAGGGATCGGTTTGCGTCAAGGAAAG AAACTGGGGTTCGCATCCTGTGATCGTGTCTCAGGTGCAACAGAAGGAATTAATGTACTGATGGAGAAGAAATGTCCAGATGGCAACTGGGAATATGGCGTTTCTTGCATTGAATACACTGAATTTGACAAGTTTGGGATTACTAATGGATCTCTTCCAAAAAG TTTGCAGGCAGAGTTTCCAGCTAATACAAACATCTTATATGTTGATTTACCATCTGCGGAGCTTGTTGGATCAAGTAAGAATGTGAATAGTATACCAGGAATGGTGTTAAATACAAGAAAGACAATTAATTATGTAGATCAGTTTGGAAGACGCTGTAG CGTCTCTGGTGGCAGACTGGAGTGCACAATGCAAAATATAGCAGACAATTATTTCAATTCATATTCATCTAGGTGCTATAATGGTGTGGAAG ATGAGCTAGATACATTTATTGTATATAATGAGCGGAGAAGGGTTACCTCATCtgctaagaaaaaaagaagacatGGAGACAAGTCTTTACGCCAG ACACCTGATGGTGCTCTATTGGATATATTAAGAAACGCTCATGATCTTCTTTCACCATGTGATATAAAACTTCCCGAG ATTGAAGCTGATGAGAACTACGTTTATTCAGGACCACCATTTCTTATCCTTCTTCATCCTGCTCTTGGTCCTCTTTGGGAAGTCACCAGACAAAAA TTTAATGGTGGTTCCATATCGAAGGGCTCGGAGTTACAGATAGAGGTTGCAGAGCTCTTTTGGCGGAATGTTCAG GTCAATGGAAGCCTGGTCATAAAAGCCGAAAATATTATGGGTTCAATGAAGATTGATGAGAGTGGTGAATCCATACTGCATCACGGGCAAAG GTGTGGAAGATGTAAATTGCAGAATGTCAAGGTGTTGAACGAGGGAATTGATTGGAGTTATGGTGGAAATGTGTATTGGAAACATGATGTGAAAAGGTCTGAGGTGCTGCAGATCATACTGCATGGAAATGCTGAATTTGAAGCTACTGATGTTGTCTTACag ggaaatcatgtatttgaagTTCCAGATGGATACAAATTGAAGATCATGCCAGGAAGCCCAG GTTTAGCAATCCAGTTAGATCCAATTGAAGAGGGTATGATGGACAGTGGAAGCTGGCATTGGGATTACAAGATAGAAGGTTCTCACATTAAGCTAGAATTCGTAGAATCATAG
- the LOC11406688 gene encoding sorting and assembly machinery component 50 homolog B produces the protein MRSRVRSTLTAISFFNFLSEKKHCYSFFFPLPFLFGALLLLTHSTFISQREHSKTDRIMENSPNPNNPKPNEEEIDEHENENEEEEDDEDDVPQSPLSRLRDQKFKLETLSRRLSSELVPIRVHDVIIRGNTKTKDWVIEAELKGIEDVTTMQELIRASEIVLARLQSLGVFESSKISLEPGPVELPNTANVVVDIVEAASRVSGEFGVYTKPATSSWTGEGTIKYKNLLGYGDLWDASLAYGANQATEVSVGLYAPRLKGTSNPVVARLSMLSQDWQEFSSYKEQLLGMSLGLISTKHHDLTYTFGWRTLTDPLQMASRSVRRQLGHGLLSSLKYTFKIDRRNSPIRPTKGLAFVSTTHLGGLTPDNRSLRFLRQEFDARYAVPFGFYNTALNLGISAGAIFPWGHDFMKKPSPLPERFYLGGDFSPVCTLGGPMTLWGFKTRGLGPAEPRRQSRDVFNDDNSDSSKWDSVGGDLSVTAFADLSFDLPIRWLREHGVHGHVFAGAGNTAKLTQNEYKHFSPRRFLESFRSSVGCGFVVPTSLFRLEANYYYVLKQTEHDRGKNGFRFSFSAPS, from the exons ATGAG GTCGCGTGTTCGATCCACGCTCACCGCAATTagcttttttaatttcttgtccGAAAAGAAACACtgctattcatttttttttccccttCCCTTTCTTTTTGGTGCGTTGCTTCTACTCACTCACTCCACTTTCATCTCACAACGAGAACATTCCAAAACCGATCGAATCATGGAAAATTCACCAAACCCTAACAATCCCAAACCCAACGAAGAAGAAATCGACGAACACGAAAACgaaaacgaagaagaagaagatgacgaAGACGATGTTCCACAATCCCCACTCTCCCGTCTCCGCGACCAAAAATTCAAACTCGAAACCCTATCCCGACGCCTCTCATCGGAGCTAGTTCCAATCCGAGTCCACGACGTGATAATTCGCGGCAACACGAAAACCAAAGATTGGGTGATCGAAGCTGAACTCAAGGGAATCGAAGATGTTACCACCATGCAGGAGCTTATTCGTGCATCGGAGATTGTGCTTGCTAGGCTTCAGAGTCTCGGGGTTTTTGAATCTAGTAAGATTAGTCTTGAGCCTGGACCGGTTGAGTTGCCGAATACTgcgaatgttgttgttgatattgttgaGGCTGCTAGTAGAGTTTCTGGTGAATTTGGTGTTTATACCAAACCCGCG ACTAGTTCTTGGACTGGTGAAGGTActattaagtacaaaaacttGTTAGGTTATGGTGATCTATGGGATGCTTCTTTGGCTTACGGTGCAAACCAAGCAACAGAGGTGAGTGTAGGGTTATATGCCCCTCGACTTAAAGGAACTTCAAATCCCGTTGTAGCACGACTGTCCATGCTTTCCCAAGATTGGCAGGAGTTTTCTTCGTACAAAGAGCAATTGTTGGGCATGTCTCTTGGCTTAATCTCAACAAAGCACCATGATTTGACATACACTTTTGGATGGCGTACCTTAACGGATCCATTGCAAATGGCATCCAGGTCTGTAAGAAGGCAGCTTGGGCACGGTTTGTTATCATCTTTGAAGTATACGTTTAAAATTGATAGGAGAAACTCACCAATTAGGCCCACAAAAGGACTTGCCTTTGTTTCTACCACTCACCTTGGTGGCCTTACACCAGATAATCGAAGCTTGCGGTTTCTGCGTCAG GAGTTTGATGCTCGGTATGCTGTCCCTTTTGGGTTTTATAATACAGCACTGAACCTAGGGATTTCTGCTGGTGCTATTTTTCCATGGGGACATGATTTCATGAAAAAGCCATCTCCCCTTCCTGAAAGGTTTTATTTGGGTGGTGACTTCTCTCCAGTTTGTACCCTAGGAGGACCAATGACATTGTGGGGATTTAAAACTAGGGGATTAGGTCCTGCTGAACCACGAAGACAAAGCAGAGATGTATTCAATGATGACAATAGTGATTCCTCTAAATGGGACTCCGTTGGAGGAGATCTTTCTGTTACAGCTTTTGCAGACCTCTCGTTTGATCTTCCAATTAGGTGGTTAAGAGAACACGGGGTCCATGGTCATGTTTTTGCTGGTGCTGGGAATACTGCTAAATTAACTCAGAATGAATATAAGCACTTCTCTCCTCGGAGGTTCCTAGAATCCTTCCGTTCATCAGTGGGATGTGGATTTGTTGTTCCTACTAGTCTTTTCCGCCTAGAG GCTAACTACTACTACGTGCTCAAGCAGACTGAACATGATCGTGGTAAAAATGGATTTAGGTTCAGCTTCTCAGCTCCTTCATAG